One segment of Triticum aestivum cultivar Chinese Spring chromosome 2A, IWGSC CS RefSeq v2.1, whole genome shotgun sequence DNA contains the following:
- the LOC123190520 gene encoding uncharacterized protein has product MADTARVLSAYDPSAATVADVEPVKRALAALKVMLGEAQRLQPIHETVVRGWESECRVAPEHLPYIDHWDTISYEIICANRTGKWNGPFAKMLETQANIRSQEEALAVVRVLLHADFEQVLEAHGTKINFK; this is encoded by the coding sequence atggccgacaccgccCGGGTGCTCTCCGCCTACGACCCGTCTGCGGCCACGGTCGCCGACGTTGAGCCAGTCAAGCGCGCGCTGGCAGCGCTCAAGGTGATGCTAGGCGAGGCGCAGCGGCTGCAGCCCATCCACGAGACCGTCGTTCGCGGGTGGGAGAGCGAGTGCCGCGTCGCGCCCGAGCACCTGCCCTACATCGACCACTGGGACACCATTTCCTACGAGATCATCTGCGCCAACCGGACGGGCAAGTGGAACGGGCCCTTCGCCAAGATGCTGGAGACCCAAGCCAACATCCGCAGCCAGGAGGAGGCGCTCGCCGTCGTCCGGGTGCTGCTCCATGCCGACTTTGAGCAGGTGCTCGAGGCTCACGGCACcaagatcaacttcaagtaa